A window of the Methanoregula sp. genome harbors these coding sequences:
- a CDS encoding KUP/HAK/KT family potassium transporter: MASTSFSMHGVVKSLGLVFGDIGTSPIYALTAIFFLIPPTPQNIMGILSLIIWTLITLVTVQYTYLAMHLGKKGEGGTIVLKEILLPMLKSGNQIAFVSLLAIVGIALFIGDGVITPAISMLSAVEGITLIPGLENTPQILLMLIAGIIAVGLFAIQARGSERVAWAFGPVMVIWFIALAGAGLAAIWFSPQVLLAINPMYGINYLATHGLEGFLILSSVILVATGGEALYADMGHLGREPIVKAWYLVFIALVMNYLGQGAFLMTHPGAHNLLFEMIFSQFEILYIPFLILSIAATIIASQAMISGIFSIVYQGITTRILPLLRIEYTSPQLRSQIYIDIVNWALLFAVLFVIAIFRSSNNLTLAYGLAVCGTMTITGILIAWILILRGEVVKSLVAVTIFVITVVFLISNFHKIPYGGYWSLLIAFIPFCIIMIYVNGQKKLAAALSPIPLDDFLVKFNEVYPSVNRISGTALFFARDFRKLPQYVPRIMFTNNIVYDDNIIISIIRTEQPFGVTWGVTREITRGLSIFEIYLGYMEIVDIGNILKEAEIDEKTIFYGMEDIITTHVAWRIFAAIKRLSPSVVQFYKLPSDKIHGVVTRVDM, translated from the coding sequence ATGGCGAGCACTTCTTTTTCCATGCATGGAGTCGTCAAGTCACTGGGGCTTGTGTTTGGCGATATCGGTACCAGTCCGATTTATGCGCTGACTGCTATTTTTTTCCTCATTCCCCCGACACCGCAGAACATCATGGGAATTCTCTCGCTGATTATCTGGACACTGATCACGCTTGTCACTGTCCAGTATACCTATCTCGCCATGCACCTTGGTAAAAAAGGTGAAGGCGGGACGATTGTGCTCAAAGAGATCCTGCTACCGATGTTAAAATCCGGCAACCAGATCGCATTTGTCTCTCTTCTTGCCATTGTCGGTATAGCACTGTTTATTGGCGATGGTGTGATCACCCCGGCGATCAGTATGCTTTCTGCTGTGGAAGGTATCACCCTCATCCCTGGTTTGGAAAATACTCCCCAGATACTGCTGATGCTCATCGCGGGCATCATCGCGGTTGGTCTCTTTGCAATCCAGGCCCGGGGGAGCGAACGGGTGGCGTGGGCGTTCGGGCCGGTAATGGTCATCTGGTTTATTGCACTTGCCGGTGCTGGTCTTGCTGCCATCTGGTTCTCACCCCAGGTACTGCTTGCAATTAACCCGATGTATGGTATCAATTACTTAGCCACTCACGGGCTTGAAGGCTTTTTAATCCTGTCTTCTGTCATACTTGTAGCAACGGGGGGCGAAGCGCTGTATGCAGATATGGGACATCTGGGCAGGGAGCCGATTGTCAAGGCATGGTATCTTGTTTTTATTGCTCTGGTGATGAACTATCTTGGCCAGGGGGCATTTTTAATGACGCACCCCGGTGCTCACAACCTCCTCTTTGAGATGATCTTCTCGCAGTTCGAGATCCTGTACATCCCCTTTTTGATCCTGAGCATCGCAGCAACCATCATTGCATCGCAGGCCATGATCTCCGGGATCTTTTCTATTGTGTACCAGGGAATCACCACCCGTATCCTGCCGCTGTTACGGATTGAATATACTTCACCGCAACTCCGCTCCCAGATCTATATCGATATCGTAAACTGGGCATTGCTCTTTGCGGTTCTCTTTGTCATTGCGATCTTCAGGTCTTCCAACAACCTCACGCTTGCCTACGGTCTCGCGGTGTGTGGCACCATGACAATTACCGGTATCCTTATCGCGTGGATTCTCATCCTTCGCGGGGAGGTTGTCAAGTCTTTAGTTGCAGTGACCATCTTTGTCATTACGGTTGTATTCCTGATCTCCAACTTCCACAAGATTCCCTACGGGGGATACTGGTCCCTGCTGATCGCATTCATTCCATTCTGCATCATCATGATCTATGTGAACGGCCAGAAGAAACTCGCCGCTGCGTTAAGTCCGATTCCTCTGGATGATTTCTTAGTAAAATTCAATGAAGTCTACCCTTCAGTGAACAGGATCTCGGGTACTGCATTATTCTTTGCCAGGGACTTCCGGAAATTACCCCAGTATGTTCCCCGGATTATGTTTACCAATAATATCGTCTACGATGACAATATCATTATCTCGATCATACGTACGGAACAGCCGTTCGGGGTAACCTGGGGTGTCACCCGCGAGATCACCCGCGGCCTCTCGATCTTTGAAATATATCTTGGCTACATGGAGATTGTCGATATCGGCAATATTTTAAAAGAGGCAGAGATTGATGAGAAGACGATCTTCTATGGCATGGAAGATATCATTACGACCCATGTTGCCTGGCGTATTTTTGCGGCAATCAAACGCCTTTCTCCCTCTGTCGTGCAGTTCTACAAGCTGCCATCCGATAAGATTCACGGCGTAGTGACAAGAGTGGATATGTAA
- a CDS encoding sugar-specific transcriptional regulator TrmB: protein MTGVLEHRREYLRLMRQITLDKGFFTVTDIHTAANIPRSTAQDWVSRLLREGCVFLREEKRGRNAARYAALSAIPSSTCRRIFTTVDGENVEIYHDCMSGACAAFCGHHHALAGGVLSHVQRDGTLLRECARIGYRDVPVGLLPLPAVGVIGIQRTDDSIIQKIRCIGGPAYSLSDMMARAEGVTRVDTHHEGHIVEGEVWTQAMVHVTIGIDDTDSKEGGATFALALALLSHVTRIKGVLPISHHVVMLNQDVYVKTAGNSASFIEVAVVPDMLDELADKVRRFVADESLSPEWGIALRTGLGVPEPLRGYGRLVREQVITRTVAEATAERFGISLIGGNGVIGALGAVALAGLPHEILLDTARKIE from the coding sequence ATGACGGGCGTTCTTGAGCACCGGCGTGAGTACCTGCGCCTGATGCGACAGATCACGCTCGACAAGGGTTTTTTTACCGTTACTGATATCCATACTGCAGCAAATATTCCCCGCAGCACCGCACAGGACTGGGTGAGTCGACTGCTCCGGGAGGGATGCGTGTTCCTTCGGGAGGAAAAACGGGGACGGAATGCAGCACGCTATGCTGCGCTCAGTGCGATACCTTCCAGTACCTGCCGTCGGATATTTACCACCGTTGATGGGGAGAATGTTGAAATTTATCATGACTGTATGAGTGGTGCCTGTGCAGCGTTCTGCGGGCACCATCACGCACTTGCCGGAGGAGTATTATCCCATGTCCAGCGGGATGGCACGCTGCTCAGGGAATGTGCCCGCATCGGGTACCGTGATGTCCCAGTCGGGCTGTTGCCTCTTCCAGCCGTGGGGGTTATTGGCATTCAACGTACAGATGATTCGATAATCCAGAAGATACGGTGCATTGGCGGACCGGCTTATTCCCTGTCCGATATGATGGCCCGGGCGGAAGGAGTGACAAGGGTTGATACTCATCACGAAGGTCACATTGTTGAAGGAGAGGTCTGGACACAGGCAATGGTCCACGTGACAATCGGGATTGATGACACCGATTCAAAGGAGGGCGGCGCGACATTCGCTCTCGCTCTTGCCCTTCTTTCGCATGTGACCCGGATAAAAGGTGTTCTGCCCATCAGTCATCATGTGGTGATGCTTAACCAGGATGTATATGTAAAAACAGCGGGCAACTCGGCAAGTTTCATCGAAGTGGCTGTGGTTCCCGATATGCTGGATGAACTTGCCGATAAAGTAAGGAGGTTTGTGGCTGATGAATCACTTTCCCCGGAATGGGGTATTGCACTTCGCACGGGGCTTGGCGTTCCTGAACCACTGAGGGGATATGGCAGGCTTGTGCGTGAGCAGGTGATTACCCGTACGGTTGCAGAAGCGACAGCAGAGCGTTTTGGCATTTCCCTGATTGGGGGAAATGGCGTGATCGGTGCACTGGGGGCAGTTGCGCTTGCCGGACTTCCGCATGAAATACTTCTGGATACTGCCCGTAAAATTGAATGA
- a CDS encoding NAD(+)/NADH kinase yields MRLLLVSRIDNPDAIAYSRNVKAVLEQDGVEVYFDDDTAAILGETGLPLADTTADVVVVVGGDGTILRTIQQMRHPVPVIGINRGEVGFLADLDPAEAIDFVRTLSRGFSVEERMRITLLKEGISLGTALNEALIVTTRPAKMLRFSIIVDGITTEQFRADGLLISTPTGSTAYAMSAGGPIVDPRIQGFILVPLAPYLLSSRPHIISSNRRLEVRLESTKPANLVIDGQQTIELGTSMTIEVKPAAYPAKFVDIGRNFFEKVDNKLRKL; encoded by the coding sequence CGGATCGATAATCCGGATGCAATTGCCTATTCCCGGAATGTCAAGGCTGTACTGGAACAAGATGGGGTAGAGGTTTATTTTGATGACGATACTGCGGCAATTCTTGGTGAAACCGGATTACCGTTAGCTGATACCACTGCCGATGTCGTTGTGGTTGTTGGCGGAGATGGTACGATCCTCCGCACAATCCAGCAGATGCGGCATCCGGTTCCGGTGATCGGTATCAACCGGGGGGAAGTGGGATTTTTAGCAGATCTTGATCCTGCTGAGGCTATAGATTTTGTGAGAACTCTTTCCCGGGGATTTTCTGTTGAAGAACGGATGCGGATCACGCTCTTAAAAGAGGGCATTAGTCTGGGAACCGCACTCAACGAAGCTTTGATCGTAACAACACGTCCGGCAAAGATGCTGCGTTTTTCAATCATTGTTGATGGTATCACAACTGAGCAGTTCCGGGCTGACGGACTTCTCATCAGCACTCCAACCGGATCCACTGCATATGCCATGAGCGCTGGCGGACCTATTGTCGATCCGAGGATACAAGGCTTTATCCTGGTCCCGCTCGCCCCCTACCTCCTTTCGTCGCGTCCCCACATTATCAGCAGTAACCGGCGTCTTGAAGTGAGACTTGAAAGCACAAAACCGGCAAATCTTGTTATTGACGGTCAACAGACCATTGAACTGGGTACCTCTATGACCATTGAGGTAAAACCTGCGGCATACCCGGCAAAGTTTGTTGATATCGGGCGAAATTTCTTTGAAAAGGTCGATAACAAATTACGAAAGCTCTGA
- a CDS encoding type IV pilin N-terminal domain-containing protein, producing the protein MAFTKKNEEAVSPVIGVILMVAITVILAAVIAAFVFGMAGNIQSTKTVGMTLTSNATNYGVATITGGPDLNSLTQVNVSIDGGEEQVILPLASIAVGKFNTTTATIKGKRVILTGYFSDGTTQMLIDKKF; encoded by the coding sequence ATGGCATTTACCAAAAAAAATGAAGAAGCAGTATCACCGGTCATTGGTGTGATCTTAATGGTCGCAATCACGGTGATTCTCGCAGCGGTTATCGCTGCATTCGTGTTCGGCATGGCAGGGAACATCCAGAGCACCAAGACAGTTGGTATGACTCTTACGAGCAATGCAACAAATTATGGGGTTGCCACTATTACGGGAGGACCTGATCTCAATTCTCTTACTCAGGTCAATGTCTCTATAGACGGCGGCGAGGAACAAGTAATACTTCCATTAGCATCCATAGCAGTCGGCAAGTTTAATACCACTACAGCCACTATCAAAGGCAAACGGGTAATATTAACCGGCTATTTCAGCGATGGCACCACGCAAATGCTCATAGATAAAAAATTCTAA
- a CDS encoding amino acid-binding protein translates to MKLEMKDSPGQLVAALKPISEVGGNIIAVIHQRETDSDHNTLDVQIVLEIPEERLEKLVVLLKEQGVHIQRIGEQRLLYKRTVIMIGHLMHTDLSDTVDKIDSTGFAEVSELAMSMPAVKERSSSRLTIKSVTKEDMEAALAILRRVSLQKSLLLIEPLEEIA, encoded by the coding sequence ATGAAACTTGAGATGAAGGATTCGCCGGGCCAGTTGGTTGCGGCATTAAAACCCATATCCGAAGTCGGTGGAAATATTATTGCAGTGATTCACCAGCGCGAAACGGACTCGGATCATAACACTCTTGATGTCCAGATTGTGCTCGAAATACCGGAAGAGCGGCTTGAAAAGTTAGTTGTCCTTCTCAAGGAACAGGGGGTGCACATACAGCGCATTGGCGAACAACGCCTGCTCTACAAGCGGACGGTCATCATGATTGGGCATCTCATGCATACGGATCTTTCCGACACCGTTGACAAGATTGATTCCACCGGGTTTGCTGAAGTAAGTGAACTTGCCATGAGTATGCCTGCTGTAAAAGAACGATCATCGTCACGACTGACAATAAAATCGGTAACCAAAGAGGATATGGAAGCGGCACTCGCCATCCTGCGACGCGTGTCCCTGCAGAAATCGCTGCTCCTTATTGAACCCCTGGAGGAGATCGCATGA
- a CDS encoding homoserine dehydrogenase, which translates to MKIALIGLGSVGRGVAEMITKKDLGLTITGLADSKSGAMDYGGLDIPSLLAYKKKNGHCGDPNLSTIDIIEKADYDALVEVTPTNALSGEPSIGYIKTALARKKHVVTSNKGPIALANKELRAMAHKNGVALRYEATVAGAIPIMHTLEQGLAGNEILALYGVLNGTCNYILTRMAAEGLTYDQALMEAREMGYAEADPTYDVKGIDAAIKLVILANTIWGNGVKLSDVDCTGIDLLTPDALRLAEDEGCTIRLIAEAIPRKHILRVSPRIIEKSHPLVVDGTLNALTLETDMAKEITLIGRGAGSIETASAIIGDLLFIKDRYDGRS; encoded by the coding sequence ATGAAGATCGCTCTGATTGGTCTTGGTTCGGTGGGACGTGGCGTTGCAGAAATGATCACCAAAAAAGATCTAGGACTAACGATTACCGGACTCGCCGATTCAAAAAGCGGGGCAATGGACTACGGGGGACTAGATATTCCCTCCCTTCTTGCATATAAGAAAAAGAACGGACATTGCGGCGATCCAAATCTTTCGACAATTGATATCATCGAAAAGGCAGATTATGATGCACTTGTCGAAGTCACTCCGACAAATGCGTTGTCGGGTGAACCTTCGATTGGCTATATTAAAACCGCCCTTGCCCGGAAAAAACATGTCGTCACTTCAAATAAGGGTCCCATCGCACTGGCGAACAAAGAGCTTCGTGCAATGGCGCACAAAAATGGTGTGGCCCTCCGGTATGAGGCAACGGTTGCCGGCGCGATTCCCATTATGCATACATTAGAACAGGGACTTGCCGGTAATGAGATCCTCGCACTTTACGGAGTCCTCAACGGCACCTGTAATTATATTCTTACCCGGATGGCCGCTGAAGGACTGACCTATGATCAGGCCCTGATGGAAGCCCGGGAGATGGGGTATGCTGAAGCGGATCCAACCTATGACGTCAAGGGTATCGATGCAGCGATCAAACTGGTTATCCTGGCAAACACGATCTGGGGAAACGGTGTCAAGCTGAGCGATGTGGACTGCACTGGCATCGATCTCTTAACGCCAGATGCACTGCGACTTGCTGAAGATGAAGGATGCACGATCCGTCTTATTGCCGAAGCGATACCCAGAAAGCACATTCTTCGTGTATCTCCCCGTATCATCGAAAAGAGCCATCCTCTCGTTGTTGATGGCACATTAAATGCCCTGACGCTTGAGACCGATATGGCCAAAGAGATCACGCTTATTGGCAGAGGTGCAGGATCCATAGAGACAGCAAGTGCAATTATCGGTGACCTCCTGTTCATTAAGGACCGCTATGACGGGCGTTCTTGA